A region of the Chryseobacterium cucumeris genome:
CTGCTCCGGATCTTTTAATCTATTTGAAATCTGATGTTCCTAACCTGGTTAAAAAAATCTATAAAAGAGGTCGTGAATATGAAGCATCCATCAGTATTGAATACCTTTCCAAACTGAATCAGAAATATGAAAAATGGATCTCCAACTATACAGAAGGAAAACTTCTGATTGTAGAAGTGGATGATCTTGATTTCGTTGAAAAACCTGAAGATTTCGGGTTTATTCTGGAGAAGATTGAAGCAGAGCTACACGGATTGTTTTAACATATTTTTATCACAACATTAAGACAGACTCAGGGTAAATCTTTTTAAATTTGTTAAGATCAAGTTTAATTTTTGAATAATGTATCATGGTAGTTAAAGTTTTACATAACGGAAACTGTTCAAAGTCAAATGCTGTACTGGAGTATCTTGACGAAAACGGGGTGCCTTTTGAGATCATTAATATTGTTGAAGATCCTTTAAGTCCTCTTGAAATAAGAACGGTGCTGAAGAAACTGAATCAGAGTGTTTTTCATATTATCCGTAAAACCGATAAGCTTTACGTTGAGAACTATGCAGATAAAAACTATTCGGAAGAGGAATGGATAAAGATTCTTTCCGAAAACCCATCTTTAATACAAAGACCCATTCTGGTAAAAGGTTCAGTAGCAATGCTGGGAAGACCTATTGAAAATGTAAAGTTCTTTATTGAAAAATAGATGAAACTTAATAAATAAAAAAGATCCGTTCTGTTAAAGGGCGGATCTTTTATGTTATGGTTTTTTTGTAGTAACCGGGCCGTTTATCGCCTTATATAAAGCTTCCAGTTCTTTTGGAGGACGTCCGGAATCAAATTCTGAGGAGGTATACTCTTTTCCGCCAGCGGTAATGATCATAGATGATATCATTGCCTGGTCAGAATATCTGCCTGTAGTTGGAGATTTGAGTTCAGATATCTTCGGTAGGTCAATGTTCTGAGCCAGCCTGGAAACTGCCAGCCATTCGGCGGTGGAGATTTTGGTATTCGTAATCTCTTCGTTGATATTGGACTCTTTTGAAGAGGGTGTGAAAACAATGTCCCTGCTGAACCCTCTTGTCCTTTCTGTTAAGCGGATCTGTTCAATCTTTTGCTGCTGAACTGCAGAAGAGATATTTTGGGTATTATTTTCGCTGTTATTTTTGTGCATACAGTTTGTAGCAGAGGTTGCTAAAATGACATTAAATAGGATCAGTTGGATGTTCATCATATTCTGTTTTTATGTATTAGTAATAAAAAACCGCTTCATCATGATGAAACGGCCTTTGTTTTTACAATAGAATAACGCCTTCTATTTTTGCTACTTCTTTATAAATATTCACTACCTGATTGGCATCCAGAACAAATGCATTGATATTGCAGGCCGTGTATTTTCCATTTTTGCTTTCGCGGTTTCCCAGTGTAAATTTAATACCATCAAAAACTCTGTAAATTTCAGTAAGTTTTGCCTGGTCTGTAGGAATAATAAATTTAAATAAATAATCCTCCGGAAAATCATGATGATCCTCCAGCTTCTCCCTCAAAGACTGATAAAAGTCTTCAGGGCTTGCGTGTTGATTTCCTTGTAATATATCCATCTGCAATTGTTAATATAATATAAAAATAGCGAAAATTTTCCTATTTTCCAAACGGTCCCAGCAGGGACTTGGAGTTCTGGTGTTCATAATCTTCAATGATATTGAATAATCCATTCACCAACTGTTCAGAAGCAAGTTTACTCAATCCTCCTGAATTGACAGTGTTGTTATTCCCTCCTAAAAGACTGCCCAGAAAATTACTGCCAGATAGCGCTGTATTAATAGTTTTTACAATTCCATATTCATTCAGTTTTTCATCTACTTTAGGAGCAATGGCAGCAATAAGCTGCTGGGATGTTTTTTCCTTCAGAATCTGTGTTGCAGTGGTTCCCTGCATAATTCTCGTTACATCCTGAGCATTCAGGCTGTTTACAGCATCCTGTAAAATAGGTTTTGATGTATTCACTGTGTAAGCTGCTGCCTGTGCTATATAATCTCGTTCTTTGGCTACCAGTGAAGGAGCAATTTTCTCCAGTGTGGAATTGATGTCTCTCAACTCTTTGGGAAGGGCTTTATCAACCATATTATTCTGCAGGAACGCTTCTTTGTTGCCATAGATACTCATTCCCTTATCAATACCATTGAGCAGAATTCTTTTGATAATAGAAAGCCCCATGTCTGATGTTGCCAATGAAGTGCAGGATTGTACAGTGGTGGTAATAACAGCACCGGTTCCAATCAGAAGAGCGGCTGCAA
Encoded here:
- a CDS encoding arsenate reductase family protein, with the translated sequence MVVKVLHNGNCSKSNAVLEYLDENGVPFEIINIVEDPLSPLEIRTVLKKLNQSVFHIIRKTDKLYVENYADKNYSEEEWIKILSENPSLIQRPILVKGSVAMLGRPIENVKFFIEK
- a CDS encoding DUF493 family protein, giving the protein MDILQGNQHASPEDFYQSLREKLEDHHDFPEDYLFKFIIPTDQAKLTEIYRVFDGIKFTLGNRESKNGKYTACNINAFVLDANQVVNIYKEVAKIEGVILL
- a CDS encoding DUF4197 family protein, yielding MKKYIIAAALLIGTGAVITTTVQSCTSLATSDMGLSIIKRILLNGIDKGMSIYGNKEAFLQNNMVDKALPKELRDINSTLEKIAPSLVAKERDYIAQAAAYTVNTSKPILQDAVNSLNAQDVTRIMQGTTATQILKEKTSQQLIAAIAPKVDEKLNEYGIVKTINTALSGSNFLGSLLGGNNNTVNSGGLSKLASEQLVNGLFNIIEDYEHQNSKSLLGPFGK